One region of Limnospira fusiformis SAG 85.79 genomic DNA includes:
- a CDS encoding helix-turn-helix domain-containing protein has translation MYPSPELNQVWRKWLAACRYCYNQAIALSRSGKRLSKLKLRCGSDAE, from the coding sequence ATTTACCCCAGCCCCGAGCTAAATCAAGTCTGGCGTAAATGGCTGGCCGCTTGTCGGTATTGCTACAACCAAGCAATTGCATTATCCCGGAGTGGTAAACGACTAAGCAAGTTAAAGTTACGCTGCGGAAGTGATGCAGAGTGA
- a CDS encoding transposase, protein MLKNRKLSRAISWQGWREFRVLVKAKSEKFGRQFNVINRWEPTSQIGSGCGFRWGQLDLSVRSVLCINCGAQQDRDENAARNIEMVGMGHRHDLKWTQREDKTGLQAHRARSVKNHRSFSPVSMSTKTQF, encoded by the coding sequence ATGCTGAAAAACCGAAAGCTCAGTAGAGCTATTAGCTGGCAGGGTTGGCGGGAATTCAGGGTTTTGGTTAAGGCTAAATCTGAAAAGTTTGGTCGTCAGTTTAACGTCATCAATCGCTGGGAACCCACAAGTCAAATTGGTTCTGGCTGTGGGTTCCGATGGGGCCAGCTTGATCTCTCTGTCCGTTCAGTGCTTTGCATCAATTGCGGGGCCCAACAGGATAGAGATGAAAATGCAGCCCGAAATATAGAAATGGTCGGCATGGGGCATCGGCACGACCTTAAATGGACACAGAGGGAAGATAAGACTGGCTTGCAAGCACATCGAGCGCGAAGTGTCAAGAATCACCGTAGCTTCAGCCCGGTGAGTATGTCAACTAAAACCCAATTTTGA
- a CDS encoding RNA-guided endonuclease InsQ/TnpB family protein, whose product MQSDLPEWVKETPCHIRQNAIFDAYLAFSASPGARFRSCRDSSQAIKFNDANFSSGSWYPRLTKGLTFMVSEPIPKTCGQGTQLVFTKGRWLAIFPEPVAVTPTEATGVIALDPGVRTFITGFDGSRFLELGSGDIGGITRLCQHLDDLMSRIAKEPCRSRRRRMRQAAQRMRTKIRNLVDEAHKQIAHYLTNDYSIIFLPTFETSNMVAKVKRKIKSKTARAMLTWAHYRFKLTLRHQGEITGTTVVDVTEEYTSKTCTHCGHVHSQLGGSKVFRCPECGFTLPRDWNGAFGIFLKALRDTASVTLTGNSAIVALSGNSRINVA is encoded by the coding sequence ATGCAGAGTGACTTACCCGAATGGGTCAAAGAAACACCCTGCCACATTCGGCAAAATGCCATCTTTGATGCCTATCTCGCCTTTTCAGCCAGTCCTGGCGCAAGGTTTAGGAGCTGTCGGGATAGTTCTCAAGCCATCAAGTTTAACGATGCTAATTTCTCTTCAGGGAGTTGGTATCCAAGACTAACGAAAGGATTAACTTTCATGGTTTCCGAACCCATCCCTAAAACTTGCGGGCAAGGGACTCAGTTGGTGTTTACCAAAGGTCGATGGTTGGCGATTTTCCCTGAGCCAGTTGCCGTTACCCCAACTGAAGCTACTGGCGTAATTGCATTAGACCCGGGTGTGCGAACTTTCATAACTGGGTTTGATGGTTCACGATTTCTGGAATTGGGCTCCGGGGATATTGGAGGCATTACTAGGCTATGTCAACATTTGGATGATTTGATGAGCCGAATCGCCAAGGAACCCTGTCGTTCAAGAAGGCGACGGATGAGGCAAGCGGCTCAACGAATGAGAACCAAAATCCGCAATCTAGTTGATGAAGCCCACAAACAAATTGCTCATTACTTGACTAATGACTACAGCATAATTTTTCTGCCCACCTTCGAGACTTCCAACATGGTTGCCAAGGTGAAGCGGAAAATCAAATCCAAGACTGCCCGCGCCATGCTGACATGGGCGCATTATCGATTCAAACTAACCCTGAGACATCAAGGGGAAATAACTGGAACCACAGTTGTAGATGTGACCGAAGAATACACCAGCAAAACCTGTACTCACTGTGGTCATGTGCATTCCCAGCTAGGTGGCTCAAAAGTGTTCCGATGTCCGGAGTGTGGGTTCACTCTACCCAGGGACTGGAACGGTGCTTTTGGAATCTTTCTAAAAGCTTTGCGGGATACCGCCTCTGTTACCTTAACGGGTAATAGTGCTATCGTCGCATTGTCAGGCAATAGCCGGATAAATGTCGCGTAA
- a CDS encoding alpha/beta fold hydrolase — protein MQTTLVTDSNSYEGTYWKWRDQLIYYVREGSAGEDVATTKVDQRPSLLLVHGFGASTDHWRKNIEGLSSEFDVWAIDLLGFGRSAKPDWEYTGQLWRDQLHDFMTEVIGRPTVLAGNSLGGYASLCVAADYPDGVAGLILLNSAGPFSDTQTKIEPPTWKQKTSRMMRSLLIQDWTTFLVFQWTRRRSVIRKTLQKVYLDQSAVTDRLVEEIYRPSCTPGAAKVFASVFKSRQGDPVDVLLSRLRCPLLMLWGEGDPWMNCRARSDRFREYYPQLTEYFLNAGHCPHDEIPEQVNNLIQNWVLVDILTGLKLR, from the coding sequence ATGCAAACTACTTTAGTAACTGACTCGAACTCCTATGAGGGGACTTATTGGAAGTGGCGCGATCAATTGATTTATTATGTCAGAGAAGGTTCAGCGGGTGAGGATGTGGCAACGACAAAGGTTGACCAACGCCCCTCTTTATTGTTGGTGCATGGGTTCGGTGCATCGACAGACCACTGGCGCAAGAATATTGAGGGATTAAGTTCTGAGTTTGATGTGTGGGCTATTGATTTGTTAGGGTTTGGGCGATCGGCTAAACCTGATTGGGAATATACTGGACAGTTGTGGCGCGATCAGCTTCATGATTTTATGACCGAGGTGATCGGACGGCCAACGGTTTTGGCGGGTAATTCGTTGGGGGGTTATGCTAGTCTGTGCGTGGCGGCGGATTATCCTGATGGGGTGGCGGGGTTGATTTTATTGAATAGTGCGGGTCCGTTTTCGGATACTCAGACTAAGATAGAACCGCCTACCTGGAAACAAAAGACCTCGAGAATGATGCGATCACTCCTAATTCAGGACTGGACGACTTTTTTGGTTTTCCAATGGACTAGGCGACGTTCAGTAATTCGGAAAACTCTGCAAAAAGTTTATTTGGATCAAAGTGCTGTTACCGATCGCCTGGTGGAGGAAATATATCGTCCTTCCTGCACTCCCGGCGCGGCTAAGGTATTTGCATCGGTGTTTAAGAGTCGTCAGGGAGATCCGGTAGATGTTTTATTATCGCGTCTTCGCTGTCCACTGTTGATGTTATGGGGAGAAGGAGATCCTTGGATGAACTGTCGCGCGAGAAGCGATCGCTTTCGTGAATATTACCCCCAACTGACGGAATATTTTTTAAATGCTGGTCACTGTCCCCATGATGAAATACCCGAACAGGTCAACAACCTAATTCAAAATTGGGTTTTAGTTGACATACTCACCGGGCTGAAGCTACGGTGA